In a genomic window of Thermosynechococcus sp. CL-1:
- a CDS encoding MgPME-cyclase complex family protein: protein MATYYYILASKKFLTEEEPLEEVFRERQRHYREQGKEIDFWLVPEPAFLEQPQFAEQKAQCPQPAAAIISTNPQFIQWLKLRLEYVLMGQFTSEEVPNPLASLASV from the coding sequence ATGGCGACGTACTATTACATTCTCGCAAGCAAAAAGTTTTTGACTGAGGAAGAACCCCTTGAGGAAGTGTTTCGCGAGCGACAGCGTCACTACCGGGAGCAGGGTAAGGAGATTGATTTTTGGCTAGTACCAGAACCAGCGTTTCTAGAGCAGCCCCAGTTTGCTGAACAGAAGGCGCAGTGTCCGCAACCAGCAGCCGCCATTATTTCCACCAACCCCCAATTTATCCAGTGGCTGAAGCTGCGCTTGGAGTATGTGCTGATGGGGCAATTCACCAGCGAGGAGGTTCCGAATCCCCTTGCTTCCCTTGCAAGCGTTTAG
- a CDS encoding Rpn family recombination-promoting nuclease/putative transposase, translated as MHRDSLFYQLFAQLPQTLFDLLGRDTPQGYRFDSVELKQTAFRMDGVFVPPDPSGIVYFCEVQFQRDNTFYERFFAEIFLYLRLYRHTFSDWQAVVIYPHRQAEQVSFDPYEVLVNSHRLHRVYLNELGSLEALPLSLALMQLTVLTEAEMPTAARLLAERTRTEAVPKPEVIIELITTIVLYKFTELSREEVLRMLGFTTEELKRTRFYRDVYAEAREEGLQEGRAQGREEGREEGRQQGLQQGEAAVVLRQLRRRFGSVPNDLEERIRQLSPDQIEALAEALLDFTDLEAVFAWLNRSS; from the coding sequence ATGCACCGCGACTCCCTCTTTTACCAACTGTTTGCCCAGCTGCCCCAGACCCTCTTTGACCTTTTGGGCAGAGACACACCGCAGGGGTATCGTTTTGACTCCGTGGAACTCAAGCAAACGGCCTTTCGCATGGATGGCGTCTTCGTGCCCCCTGACCCCTCGGGAATAGTCTATTTTTGTGAAGTGCAGTTTCAGCGGGACAACACCTTTTATGAACGCTTCTTTGCGGAAATCTTTCTCTATTTGCGGCTGTATCGCCACACCTTTTCTGACTGGCAAGCGGTGGTGATTTATCCCCATCGTCAAGCAGAACAAGTGTCCTTTGACCCCTATGAGGTGTTGGTGAATAGTCATCGCCTGCATCGGGTCTATTTGAATGAACTGGGGTCACTTGAGGCGTTGCCATTGAGCCTAGCGCTGATGCAACTCACCGTGCTAACCGAAGCAGAGATGCCGACAGCAGCACGGTTGCTGGCAGAGCGCACTCGCACAGAGGCAGTGCCAAAGCCAGAAGTCATAATAGAGTTAATCACCACCATTGTGTTGTACAAGTTTACGGAGCTGAGTCGGGAGGAGGTGCTGCGCATGCTGGGGTTTACGACGGAAGAGTTGAAGCGGACGCGGTTTTATCGGGACGTCTATGCTGAGGCACGGGAAGAGGGGTTACAAGAGGGGCGAGCACAAGGGCGAGAAGAAGGACGAGAAGAGGGACGGCAACAAGGGCTACAGCAAGGCGAAGCAGCCGTTGTCCTGCGGCAGTTAAGGCGGCGGTTTGGTAGTGTGCCCAATGACCTTGAAGAACGGATTCGTCAGCTCTCTCCCGATCAAATCGAAGCGTTGGCAGAAGCACTTCTAGACTTCACTGACCTAGAGGCAGTGTTTGCGTGGCTAAATCGCTCTTCCTAG
- a CDS encoding Rpn family recombination-promoting nuclease/putative transposase, which translates to MHRDSLFYQLFAQLPQTLFDLLGREAPQGYRFDSVELKQTAFRIDGVFVPPDPSGIVYFCEVQFQRDNTFYERFFAEIFLYLRLYRHTFSDWQAVVIYPHRQAEQVSFDPYEVLVNSHRLRRVYLNELGSLEALPLSLALMQLTVLPEAEMPTAARLLAERTRIEAVPRPEVIMELITTIVLYKFTKLSREEVLRMLGFTTEELKRTRFYQEVYAEAREDGLQQGLQQGLQQGLQQGLQQGLQQGLQQGEAAVVLRQLRRRFGSVPNDLEERIRQLSPDQIEALAEALLDFTDLEAVFAWLNRSS; encoded by the coding sequence ATGCACCGCGACTCCCTCTTTTACCAACTGTTTGCCCAGCTACCCCAAACCCTCTTCGACCTTTTGGGCAGAGAAGCGCCGCAGGGGTATCGTTTTGACTCCGTGGAACTCAAGCAAACGGCCTTTCGCATTGATGGCGTCTTCGTGCCCCCTGACCCCTCGGGAATAGTCTATTTTTGTGAAGTGCAGTTTCAGCGGGACAACACCTTTTATGAACGCTTCTTTGCGGAAATCTTTCTCTATTTGCGGCTGTATCGCCACACCTTTTCTGACTGGCAAGCGGTGGTGATTTATCCCCATCGTCAAGCAGAACAAGTGTCCTTTGACCCCTATGAGGTGTTGGTGAATAGTCATCGCCTGCGTCGGGTCTATTTGAATGAACTGGGGTCACTTGAGGCGTTGCCATTGAGCCTAGCGCTGATGCAGCTCACAGTGTTACCTGAAGCAGAAATGCCGACAGCAGCACGGTTGCTGGCAGAACGCACTCGCATAGAGGCGGTTCCAAGGCCAGAAGTCATAATGGAGTTGATCACCACCATTGTGTTGTACAAATTCACCAAGCTGAGTCGCGAGGAGGTGCTGCGCATGCTGGGGTTTACCACTGAGGAACTAAAGCGGACGCGGTTTTATCAAGAGGTTTATGCTGAGGCGCGAGAGGATGGATTACAGCAGGGATTACAGCAGGGATTACAGCAGGGATTGCAACAAGGATTGCAACAAGGATTGCAACAAGGGCTACAGCAAGGCGAAGCAGCCGTTGTCCTACGGCAGTTAAGGCGGCGGTTTGGCAGTGTGCCCAATGACCTTGAAGAACGGATTCGTCAGCTCTCTCCCGATCAAATCGAAGCGTTGGCAGAAGCACTTCTAGACTTCACTGACCTAGAGGCAGTGTTTGCGTGGCTAAATCGCTCTTCCTAG
- a CDS encoding Rpn family recombination-promoting nuclease/putative transposase yields the protein MHRDSLFYQLFAQLPQTLFDLLGREAPQGYRFDSVELKQTAFRMDGVFVPPDPSGIVYFCEVQFQRDNTFYERFFAEIFLYLRLYRHTFSDWQAVVIYPHRQAEQVSFDPYEVLVNSHRLHRVYLNELGSLEALPLSLALMQLTVLPEAEMPTAARLLAERTRIEAVPRPEVIMELITTIVLYKFTKLSREEVLRMLGFTTEELKRTRFYQEVYAEAREDGLQQGLQQGLQQGLQQGLQQGLQQGLQQGLQQGLQQGLQQGLQQGLQQGEAAVVLRQLRRRFGSVPNDLEERIRQLSPDQIEALAEALLDFTDLEAVFAWLNRSS from the coding sequence ATGCACCGCGACTCCCTCTTTTACCAACTGTTTGCCCAGCTACCCCAAACCCTCTTCGACCTTTTGGGCAGAGAAGCGCCGCAGGGGTATCGTTTTGACTCCGTGGAACTCAAGCAAACGGCCTTTCGCATGGATGGCGTCTTCGTGCCCCCTGACCCCTCGGGAATAGTCTATTTTTGTGAAGTGCAGTTTCAGCGGGACAACACCTTTTATGAACGCTTCTTTGCGGAAATCTTTCTCTATTTGCGGCTGTATCGCCACACCTTTTCTGACTGGCAAGCGGTGGTGATTTATCCCCATCGTCAAGCAGAACAAGTGTCTTTTGACCCCTATGAGGTGTTGGTGAATAGTCATCGCCTGCATCGGGTCTATTTGAATGAACTGGGGTCACTTGAGGCGTTGCCATTGAGCCTAGCGCTGATGCAGCTCACAGTGTTACCTGAAGCAGAAATGCCGACAGCAGCACGGTTGCTGGCAGAACGCACTCGCATAGAGGCGGTTCCAAGGCCAGAAGTCATAATGGAGTTGATCACCACCATTGTGTTGTACAAATTCACCAAGCTGAGTCGCGAGGAGGTGCTGCGCATGCTGGGGTTTACCACTGAGGAACTAAAGCGGACGCGGTTTTATCAAGAGGTTTATGCTGAGGCGCGAGAGGATGGATTACAGCAGGGATTACAGCAGGGATTGCAACAGGGACTGCAACAAGGATTGCAACAAGGATTGCAGCAAGGATTGCAACAAGGACTGCAACAAGGATTGCAACAAGGATTGCAACAAGGATTGCAACAAGGGCTACAGCAAGGCGAAGCAGCCGTTGTCCTGCGGCAGTTAAGGCGGCGGTTTGGCAGTGTGCCCAATGACCTTGAAGAACGGATTCGTCAGCTCTCTCCCGATCAAATCGAAGCGTTGGCAGAAGCACTCCTAGACTTCACTGACCTAGAGGCAGTGTTTGCGTGGCTAAATCGCTCTTCCTAG
- a CDS encoding Rpn family recombination-promoting nuclease/putative transposase, translating into MHRDSLFYQLFAQLPQTLFDLLGREAPQGYRFDSVELKQTAFRIDGVFVPPDPSGIVYFCEVQFQRDNTFYERFFAEIFLYLRLYRHTFSDWQAVVIYPHRQAEQVSFDPYEVLVNSHRLRRVYLNELGSLEALPLSLALMQLTVLPEAEMPTAARLLAERTRIEAVPRPEVIMELITTIVLYKFTKLSREEVLRMLGFTTEELKRTRFYQEVYAEAREDGLQQGLQQGLQQGLQQGLQQGLQQGLQQGLQQGLQQGLQQGEAAVVLRQLRRRFGSVPNDLEERIRQLSPDQIEALAEALLDFTDLEAVFDWLDHSA; encoded by the coding sequence ATGCACCGCGACTCCCTCTTTTACCAACTGTTTGCCCAGCTACCCCAAACCCTCTTCGACCTTTTGGGCAGAGAAGCGCCGCAGGGGTATCGTTTTGACTCCGTGGAACTCAAGCAAACGGCCTTTCGCATTGATGGCGTCTTCGTGCCCCCTGACCCCTCGGGAATAGTCTATTTTTGTGAAGTGCAGTTTCAGCGGGACAACACCTTTTATGAACGCTTCTTTGCGGAAATCTTTCTCTATTTGCGGCTGTATCGCCACACCTTTTCTGACTGGCAAGCGGTGGTGATTTATCCCCATCGTCAAGCAGAACAAGTGTCCTTTGACCCCTATGAGGTGTTGGTGAATAGTCATCGCCTGCGTCGGGTCTATTTGAATGAACTGGGGTCACTTGAGGCGTTGCCATTGAGCCTAGCGCTGATGCAGCTCACAGTGTTACCTGAAGCAGAAATGCCGACAGCAGCACGGTTGCTGGCAGAACGCACTCGCATAGAGGCGGTTCCAAGGCCAGAAGTCATAATGGAGTTGATCACCACCATTGTGTTGTACAAATTCACCAAGCTGAGTCGCGAGGAGGTGCTGCGCATGCTGGGGTTTACCACTGAGGAACTAAAGCGGACGCGGTTTTATCAAGAGGTTTATGCTGAGGCGCGAGAGGATGGATTACAGCAGGGATTACAGCAGGGATTACAGCAGGGATTGCAACAGGGATTGCAACAGGGACTGCAACAAGGATTGCAGCAAGGATTGCAACAAGGATTGCAACAAGGGCTACAGCAAGGCGAAGCAGCCGTTGTCCTACGGCAGTTAAGGCGGCGGTTTGGCAGTGTGCCCAATGACCTTGAAGAACGGATTCGTCAGCTCTCTCCCGATCAAATCGAAGCGTTGGCAGAAGCACTCCTAGACTTCACTGACCTAGAGGCAGTGTTTGATTGGCTCGATCACTCCGCCTAA
- the fabG gene encoding 3-oxoacyl-[acyl-carrier-protein] reductase → MSEAAVAIVTGASRGIGRAIALELAKAGATVVVNYARSAEAALEVVQMIEQQGGTAIAIAADVSVPEQVDTLVAKTVDTYGRVDVLVNNAGITRDTLLLRMSLEDWQAVINLNLTGVFLCTRAVSKLMLKQKRGRIINIASVAGQMGNLGQANYSAAKAGVIGFSKTVAKELASRGITVNAVAPGFIATEMTAGLKAEDILKFIPLGRYGEPTEVAGMVRFLALDPAAAYITGQVFNVDGGMVMA, encoded by the coding sequence TTGAGCGAAGCAGCCGTTGCCATTGTCACTGGTGCCTCACGGGGAATTGGTCGGGCGATCGCCCTCGAGCTGGCAAAAGCAGGAGCCACGGTAGTGGTTAACTACGCCCGTTCTGCTGAAGCTGCCCTTGAAGTGGTGCAAATGATTGAACAGCAAGGGGGAACAGCGATCGCGATTGCTGCCGATGTGTCTGTCCCTGAGCAGGTCGATACCCTTGTGGCCAAAACTGTGGACACCTATGGCCGCGTCGATGTGCTGGTCAACAATGCCGGCATTACCCGCGACACGCTGCTGCTGCGCATGAGCCTCGAGGATTGGCAGGCCGTGATTAACCTGAACCTGACGGGGGTCTTCCTGTGTACCCGTGCGGTGAGTAAACTGATGCTCAAGCAAAAGCGGGGACGAATTATCAACATTGCCTCTGTGGCCGGGCAAATGGGCAACCTTGGCCAAGCCAACTACAGTGCTGCCAAAGCAGGCGTGATTGGGTTTAGCAAAACTGTGGCCAAAGAACTCGCCAGTCGGGGCATTACCGTGAATGCCGTTGCCCCCGGTTTTATTGCCACTGAGATGACCGCTGGACTCAAGGCGGAGGACATTCTTAAATTCATTCCTCTAGGGCGGTATGGTGAACCCACAGAAGTGGCGGGGATGGTGCGCTTTTTGGCCTTGGATCCGGCAGCCGCTTACATTACGGGGCAAGTCTTCAATGTGGATGGTGGTATGGTGATGGCCTAG
- a CDS encoding valine--tRNA ligase produces the protein MTDAITLPSQYDPKQTEAKWQQLWESSGVFHADPNHPGKPYCIVIPPPNVTGSLHMGHAFEHALIDVLIRYYRMIGRNVLWLPGTDHASIAVSTILDQQLQAEGTNRFALGREAYLQRAWAWKESSGNTIVGQIRRLGLSVDWSRERFTMDEGLSRAVLTAFNRLYEAGLIYRGKYLVNWCPASQSAVSDLEVENREVQGHLWHFRYPLTDGSGYLEVATTRPETMLGDTAVAVHPEDDRYRHLIGKTLRLPLMNREIPIIGDPLVDPTFGTGCVKVTPAHDSNDFVMGQRHHLPMINLMNKDGTLNENAGEFAGLDRFVARQQVVARLEAEGFLVRVEDYKHTVPYSDRGKVPIEPLLSTQWFVKIRPLADATLKALDKKHSPRFIPDRWAKVYRDWLVNLRDWCISRQLWWGHQIPAWYVVSETEGEVRDDTPFVVAMDEAAARAKAIAQFGKEIQLQQDQDVLDTWFSSGLWPFSTLGWPDDTPDYHCYYPTATLVTGFDIIFFWVARMTMMGQYFTGKIPFRDVYIHGLVRDENNKKMSKSANNGIDPLVLIEKYGTDALRYSLVKEVVGAGQDIRLEYNRKTDESATVEAGRNFANKLWNASRFVLLNLEGQTPSQLGTPRRRDLAASDRWILSRYHTAIQTTRERIESYGLGEAAKGLYEFIWGDFCDWYIELVKPRLQGENAKAKRTAQQVLATVLDGILKLLHPFMPHITEEIWHTLHQVGDREVLAVQPYPKVNRRAIDPDLEAQFSLLIETIRTLRNLRAEAGIKPGLYITALIEASAEEAPIFEAGATDIQHLARLESLTIGTGLQIPQQVFSGVVGKSEVLIPLAGVVDVEALVTKLQKEGDRLTKDIQSLTARLNNPNFVNKAQPEVVATAQAQLTAAQQQLTIIQRRLQSLSADA, from the coding sequence ATGACCGACGCGATTACCCTCCCCAGTCAATACGATCCCAAGCAAACCGAGGCCAAATGGCAACAGCTTTGGGAAAGCAGTGGTGTCTTTCACGCCGATCCCAACCACCCCGGCAAGCCCTATTGCATTGTCATTCCGCCTCCGAATGTCACCGGCAGTTTGCACATGGGGCACGCCTTTGAGCACGCCCTGATTGATGTGCTGATTCGCTATTACCGCATGATTGGTCGCAACGTTCTCTGGCTGCCGGGGACAGACCATGCCAGTATTGCTGTTAGCACGATTTTGGATCAACAGTTGCAGGCGGAGGGCACCAACCGCTTTGCCTTGGGACGAGAGGCCTATCTCCAGCGGGCTTGGGCGTGGAAGGAGTCATCGGGCAATACGATTGTCGGCCAAATTCGTCGCTTGGGACTATCGGTGGATTGGTCGCGCGAACGCTTCACCATGGACGAGGGGTTGTCGCGGGCGGTGCTGACCGCCTTTAATCGCCTCTATGAAGCAGGGCTGATCTATCGCGGTAAGTATTTGGTGAACTGGTGCCCCGCCAGTCAATCGGCAGTCTCGGATTTAGAAGTGGAAAACCGTGAAGTACAGGGGCATCTCTGGCATTTTCGCTATCCGCTGACGGATGGCTCAGGCTATTTGGAGGTGGCGACGACCCGGCCAGAAACGATGCTGGGAGATACAGCGGTGGCGGTTCACCCTGAGGACGATCGCTATCGCCATTTGATTGGCAAAACGCTGCGGCTTCCCCTGATGAATCGGGAAATTCCCATTATTGGCGATCCCTTAGTAGATCCGACCTTTGGCACCGGCTGTGTGAAAGTCACCCCAGCCCACGATTCCAATGATTTTGTCATGGGGCAACGCCATCACCTACCCATGATTAACCTGATGAATAAGGATGGCACCCTCAATGAGAATGCTGGCGAGTTTGCGGGTCTGGATCGCTTTGTGGCGCGTCAACAGGTGGTGGCTCGCCTAGAGGCAGAGGGCTTTTTGGTACGGGTGGAGGACTATAAACACACCGTTCCCTATAGCGATCGCGGCAAAGTGCCCATTGAACCGCTCCTCTCTACCCAATGGTTTGTGAAAATTCGTCCCCTCGCGGATGCCACCCTCAAGGCACTGGATAAAAAGCACTCCCCCCGCTTTATTCCCGATCGCTGGGCAAAGGTCTATCGCGATTGGCTGGTGAACTTACGGGATTGGTGTATTTCACGGCAACTGTGGTGGGGGCATCAAATTCCCGCTTGGTATGTGGTCAGTGAAACCGAGGGCGAAGTGCGCGATGACACGCCCTTTGTGGTGGCCATGGATGAGGCCGCTGCCCGCGCCAAGGCGATCGCCCAATTTGGCAAGGAGATTCAGCTCCAGCAGGATCAGGACGTACTGGATACGTGGTTTTCCTCTGGTCTATGGCCCTTTTCCACCTTGGGCTGGCCGGATGATACGCCAGATTATCACTGCTACTACCCTACTGCCACCTTGGTCACCGGCTTTGACATCATCTTTTTCTGGGTGGCGCGGATGACAATGATGGGGCAGTACTTCACCGGTAAAATCCCCTTCCGCGATGTCTATATCCACGGCTTGGTGCGGGACGAAAACAACAAAAAAATGTCCAAGTCTGCCAACAACGGCATTGACCCCTTGGTTTTAATTGAAAAATACGGCACCGATGCCCTGCGCTATAGCTTAGTCAAGGAAGTGGTGGGCGCCGGACAGGATATTCGCCTAGAGTACAACCGCAAAACCGATGAATCGGCAACCGTCGAAGCTGGCCGCAACTTTGCCAACAAGCTTTGGAATGCCTCTCGCTTTGTGCTGCTGAATCTAGAGGGGCAAACCCCCAGCCAGTTGGGGACACCGCGGCGGCGGGACTTGGCGGCTAGCGATCGCTGGATTCTCAGTCGCTACCACACGGCCATTCAAACCACCCGCGAACGCATTGAAAGCTATGGCCTTGGGGAGGCGGCCAAGGGACTCTACGAATTCATCTGGGGGGATTTTTGCGACTGGTACATTGAACTGGTGAAACCCCGTTTGCAAGGGGAAAACGCCAAAGCCAAGCGCACGGCGCAACAGGTGCTAGCTACGGTTCTCGATGGTATCCTGAAGCTGCTCCATCCTTTCATGCCCCACATTACAGAGGAAATTTGGCACACGCTGCATCAGGTGGGAGACAGGGAAGTTTTAGCGGTACAACCCTACCCGAAAGTGAATCGCCGCGCCATTGACCCTGACCTTGAAGCCCAATTTAGCCTTTTGATTGAAACCATCCGCACCCTGCGCAACCTGCGGGCAGAGGCGGGGATTAAGCCGGGGTTGTATATTACGGCCTTGATTGAGGCCAGTGCTGAGGAAGCACCGATCTTTGAGGCTGGGGCGACAGATATTCAACACCTAGCGCGTCTCGAGTCGCTAACCATTGGTACTGGACTGCAAATTCCGCAGCAGGTGTTTAGTGGTGTGGTTGGCAAAAGCGAGGTGCTCATTCCCCTAGCGGGGGTCGTAGATGTGGAGGCCTTGGTAACAAAACTCCAGAAGGAGGGCGATCGCCTGACCAAAGACATTCAATCTTTAACGGCTCGCCTCAACAACCCCAATTTTGTTAACAAAGCCCAACCAGAGGTGGTGGCTACGGCTCAGGCGCAATTGACCGCTGCCCAACAGCAACTCACGATTATTCAGCGCCGACTCCAATCCCTGAGTGCCGATGCCTAA
- a CDS encoding ribulose bisphosphate carboxylase small subunit, whose translation MKTLPKERRYETFSYLPPLSDAQIARQIQYAIDQGYHPCVEFNETSDAEIHYWTMWKLPLFNCTNAQEVLNEVQQCRSEYPNCFVRVVAFDNIKQCQVMGFIVYKPNQANSGYGGYRY comes from the coding sequence ATGAAAACACTGCCCAAAGAGCGTCGTTACGAAACCTTCTCCTACCTGCCTCCCCTCAGTGACGCCCAAATTGCTCGCCAAATCCAGTACGCCATTGATCAGGGTTACCACCCCTGCGTAGAGTTCAACGAAACCTCTGATGCTGAGATTCACTACTGGACGATGTGGAAGCTGCCCCTGTTTAACTGCACCAATGCCCAAGAGGTGCTCAACGAGGTGCAGCAGTGCCGCTCGGAATATCCCAACTGCTTCGTCCGGGTGGTGGCCTTTGACAATATCAAGCAGTGCCAAGTGATGGGCTTTATTGTCTACAAGCCCAATCAGGCCAACAGCGGCTACGGCGGCTATCGCTACTAA
- the rcbX gene encoding RuBisCO chaperone RbcX translates to MDVKHIAKQTTKTLMSYLTYQAVRTVIGQLAETDPPRSLWLHQFTSQESIQDGERYLEALFREQPDLGFRILTVREHLAEMVADYLPEMLRAGIQQANLQQRCQQLERMTQVSEANVESSNPETPE, encoded by the coding sequence ATGGATGTCAAGCACATTGCGAAGCAAACCACCAAAACCCTGATGAGTTATCTCACCTATCAGGCCGTGCGAACCGTGATTGGGCAACTGGCCGAAACCGATCCACCGCGATCGCTCTGGCTACACCAGTTCACGAGTCAAGAAAGTATCCAAGACGGTGAACGCTACTTGGAAGCCCTCTTTCGCGAACAGCCCGATCTCGGTTTTCGCATCCTCACGGTACGCGAACATCTTGCGGAAATGGTGGCAGACTACCTGCCAGAAATGCTACGTGCGGGCATCCAGCAGGCCAATTTGCAACAACGCTGTCAACAACTGGAGCGAATGACCCAAGTGTCGGAAGCCAATGTTGAGAGCAGCAACCCAGAAACCCCTGAATAA
- a CDS encoding form I ribulose bisphosphate carboxylase large subunit — protein sequence MAYTQSKSQKAGYQAGVKDYRLTYYTPDYTPKDTDILAAFRVTPQPGVPFEEAAAAVAAESSTGTWTTVWTDLLTDLDRYKGRCYDIEPLPGEDNQFIAYIAYPLDLFEEGSVTNMLTSIVGNVFGFKALKALRLEDLRIPVAYLKTFQGPPHGIQVERDKLNKYGRPLLGCTIKPKLGLSAKNYGRAVYECLRGGLDFTKDDENINSQPFQRWRDRFLFVADAIHKAQAETGEIKGHYLNVTAPTCEEMLKRAEFAKELEMPIIMHDFLTAGFTANTTLAKWCRDNGMLLHIHRAMHAVIDRQKNHGIHFRVLAKCLRMSGGDHIHTGTVVGKLEGDKAITLGFIDLLRENYIEQDRSRGIYFTQDWASMPGVMAVASGGIHVWHMPALVDIFGDDSVLQFGGGTLGHPWGNAPGATANRVALEACIQARNEGRDLMREGSDIIREAARWSPELAAACELWKEIKFEFEAQDTI from the coding sequence ATGGCCTACACGCAATCTAAATCCCAGAAAGCTGGGTATCAGGCAGGGGTAAAAGATTACCGCCTGACCTATTACACCCCGGATTACACCCCCAAAGACACTGATATTCTAGCGGCCTTTCGTGTGACCCCGCAGCCGGGCGTGCCCTTTGAAGAAGCTGCTGCCGCCGTTGCCGCCGAATCCTCGACAGGGACATGGACCACCGTGTGGACCGACCTGCTGACCGACTTGGATCGCTACAAAGGTCGCTGCTACGACATCGAGCCCCTGCCGGGTGAAGATAATCAGTTCATCGCCTATATTGCCTACCCGCTGGATCTCTTTGAAGAAGGCTCGGTCACCAACATGCTGACCTCCATTGTGGGGAACGTGTTTGGTTTCAAAGCCCTCAAAGCGCTGCGCCTTGAAGACCTGCGGATTCCTGTGGCTTACCTGAAAACCTTCCAAGGGCCACCCCACGGGATTCAAGTGGAACGCGACAAATTGAATAAATACGGTCGTCCCCTCTTGGGCTGCACCATTAAGCCGAAACTGGGTCTGTCGGCGAAAAACTATGGCCGTGCCGTTTATGAATGCTTGCGCGGTGGTCTGGACTTCACCAAAGATGACGAAAACATCAACTCCCAGCCTTTCCAACGCTGGCGCGATCGCTTCCTGTTTGTCGCCGATGCCATTCACAAAGCCCAGGCTGAAACTGGCGAAATCAAAGGCCACTATCTCAACGTAACCGCTCCCACTTGCGAGGAAATGCTGAAGCGGGCAGAGTTTGCCAAAGAACTGGAAATGCCCATCATCATGCATGACTTCCTGACCGCGGGGTTCACTGCCAACACTACCTTGGCCAAATGGTGCCGTGACAATGGCATGCTACTGCACATTCACCGCGCTATGCACGCTGTGATTGACCGTCAGAAAAACCACGGCATCCACTTCCGGGTCTTGGCCAAGTGCTTGCGGATGTCTGGTGGTGACCACATCCACACCGGTACCGTTGTCGGTAAGCTGGAAGGGGATAAAGCCATCACCCTTGGTTTTATCGATCTGTTGCGGGAAAACTACATTGAGCAGGATCGCTCTCGTGGCATTTACTTCACCCAAGACTGGGCCTCGATGCCAGGAGTGATGGCGGTGGCTTCTGGTGGCATTCACGTCTGGCACATGCCCGCACTGGTGGACATTTTTGGTGATGATTCTGTGCTGCAATTTGGGGGCGGCACACTTGGTCACCCTTGGGGGAATGCACCGGGGGCAACTGCGAACCGGGTCGCCCTTGAAGCCTGCATCCAAGCCCGCAACGAAGGTCGTGACCTGATGCGCGAAGGCAGCGACATCATCCGCGAAGCCGCTCGCTGGAGTCCAGAACTGGCTGCTGCCTGCGAACTCTGGAAAGAAATCAAGTTCGAGTTTGAAGCGCAAGACACGATCTAG
- the ylqF gene encoding ribosome biogenesis GTPase YlqF, which produces MSPIIQWYPGHIAKAERALKEQLKQVDVILEVRDARIPLASCHPQIRQWASGKQRLLVLNGMDRISDRDHQEWLTWFETQGETVFFTNAQRGEGIYRLQQATVQAGAVMNQRRQQRGMQVRAVRAVVLGFPNVGKSALINRLLQQRVVESAARPGVTRQLRWVRLSPTLELLDAPGVLPMNFKNQEAAVKLAICDDIGEAAYDPCRVAPILVELLHQLGQADRLSDRYGLAVTDTGETYLHDLATRRYHGDLERAARQLLQDYRRGYLGAIALEHPPLQDSM; this is translated from the coding sequence ATGAGTCCGATCATTCAATGGTATCCCGGCCACATTGCCAAGGCCGAACGTGCCCTCAAGGAACAACTGAAGCAGGTGGATGTGATCTTAGAAGTGCGGGATGCGCGGATTCCCTTGGCCAGTTGCCATCCCCAAATTCGGCAGTGGGCCAGTGGCAAGCAACGCCTCTTAGTGCTCAATGGCATGGACAGGATTAGCGATCGCGATCACCAAGAGTGGCTCACTTGGTTTGAGACCCAAGGAGAAACCGTCTTTTTCACCAATGCGCAGCGTGGGGAAGGCATTTACCGCCTCCAACAGGCGACGGTGCAGGCAGGGGCTGTCATGAATCAACGCCGCCAACAGCGGGGCATGCAAGTAAGAGCCGTGCGGGCTGTGGTTCTGGGATTTCCCAATGTGGGCAAATCTGCCTTGATCAATCGCCTTTTGCAGCAGCGGGTGGTCGAGAGTGCCGCTCGGCCGGGGGTGACGCGGCAACTGCGCTGGGTGCGTTTGTCTCCCACCTTGGAACTTTTGGATGCCCCCGGGGTCTTGCCGATGAATTTTAAGAATCAAGAGGCGGCGGTAAAACTGGCCATTTGCGATGACATTGGCGAAGCTGCCTACGACCCTTGTCGCGTGGCACCAATTCTTGTTGAGCTACTGCACCAGTTGGGACAGGCCGATCGCCTCAGCGATCGCTATGGTCTAGCCGTCACCGACACGGGTGAAACCTATCTTCATGATCTCGCCACTCGCCGCTACCATGGGGACTTAGAACGGGCGGCTCGTCAACTTTTGCAAGACTATCGCCGCGGTTACTTGGGGGCGATCGCCCTTGAGCATCCCCCTTTACAAGATAGTATGTAA